In Engraulis encrasicolus isolate BLACKSEA-1 chromosome 15, IST_EnEncr_1.0, whole genome shotgun sequence, the following proteins share a genomic window:
- the LOC134464375 gene encoding microsomal glutathione S-transferase 1-like, producing the protein MAEVVHMIDSEVFLAYSTYATIVTLKMMLMSPFTSYFRLTRKAFANMEDTSLDMSGEDKKKLVRVDPDVERVRRCHQNDLENVIPFLVIGLLYALTGPPVSSALLHFRVFVVSRICHSVAYLLPLPQPSRALCFGVGLMATASMAYRVLTTALYL; encoded by the exons ATGGCTGAAGTTGTGCACATGATCGACAGTGAGGTATTTTTGGCCTATTCAACATATGCCACCATTGTCACCCTTAAGATGATGCTGATGTCTCCCTTCACTTCATATTTTCGTCTGACACGAAAG GCATTTGCTAACATGGAGGACACCAGTTTGGACATGTCTGGAGAAGATAAGAAGAAACTGGTCAGGGTGGACCCTGATGTTGAACGTGTTAGGAG ATGCCACCAGAACGACCTGGAGAATGTAATCCCTTTTCTGGTGATCGGCCTTCTCTACGCCCTCACCGGCCCTCCAGTCAGCTCCGCACTCCTGCACTTCCGGGTATTTGTAGTGTCCCGCATCTGTCACAGTGTGGCGTACCTGCTGCCACTGCCGCAGCCAAGCAGGGCCTTGTGCTTCGGTGTGGGTCTCATGGCCACAGCCTCCATGGCCTACCGGGTCCTCACCACGGCCCTCTACCTATAG